A genome region from Paenibacillus pabuli includes the following:
- a CDS encoding nitrate reductase subunit alpha: MSKQSTPWMGKLKYFVKREKNAEGWSEMSPESRDWEDVYRRRWQHDKVVRSTHGVNCTGSCSWQIYVKDGIVTWETQATDYPSTGPDMPEFEPRGCPRGASFSWYLYSPLRVKYPYVRGALLDLWRDALQLHGDPVKAWSSIADDPDKVKKYKSVRGKGGLIRASWSEVTQIISASLIHTIKQYGPDRIIGFSPIPAMSMVSYAAGSRFLSLMGSPLLSFYDWYADLPPASPQIWGDQTDVPESSDWYNSGYILVWGSNLPMTRTPDAHFLAEARYRGTKVVSISPDYAEYVKFADTWMSVKQGTDGALAMAMGHVILKEFYIEQPTAYFMQYAKQYTDFPNLLIVEEKNGVHTAGRFLVGEDLGITGNNMAWKTLVYDDNSGTYAMPKGSLGFRWGEEGTWNLKMEQVENGEPIDPRLSLLGVHHDLVTIQLPYFDDEGRHVMERQIPVRQIWLEDRWIMVTAVYDLVLAKYGVEREMTRSADSSEVITISDMPRARRSTADESVDGLLNGEQEKPFTPAWQEQITGVPQETVVQIAREFAQNAIDTQGRSMIIMGAGINHWYNSDVIYRAIINLILMTGCQGVNGGGWAHYVGQEKLRPAEGWQTIAFARDWTGPARLQNGTSFFYFATDQWRYEETKVGELTSPLEGEPRFQHVADYNVMAARMGWLPSYPQFNRNSIDLHQDAIDSGAVTKDEIGAYVASELKNKNLKFSIEQPDDPANYPRVLFVWRANLISSSGKGHEYFLKHLLGATNGLLNDDDHGLRPEHVEWVDEAPEGKLDLMINLDFRMAGTAMYSDIVLPAATWYEKSDLSSTDMHPFVHPFNPAVGSQWESRSDWDTFKEIARVFSEMAAQQFDGPQHEIVATPLLHDSPDELAQPYGEIRDWSAGECEPVPGKTMPHIQIVERDYAAVYDKMITLGPVVRDKPIGTKGISWSASEEYEKLKSILGTRRQAGVGQGCPDLSTDRNVAEAILTLSTTTNGKMAVRAWESLEQKTALHLKDLAEERSEECFTFDEITSKPKTVITSPAFSGSEKGGRRYSPFTTNVERLIPWRTLTGRQQFYIDHEMLREFGETLATFKPVLKHTPFHPNSKRPIEGGKEIVLNYLTPHNKWSIHSMYYDALPMLTLFRGGPTIWMNHEDAEEAGLVDNDWIECFNRNGVVVARAVVTHRIPRGMAFMYHAQDRHINVPGTQISQTRGGTHNSPTRIHVKPTHMIGGYAQLSYGFNYYGPTGNQRDLNVIIRKLQEVDWLED; encoded by the coding sequence ATGAGTAAGCAAAGCACACCCTGGATGGGAAAACTTAAATATTTTGTAAAACGGGAAAAGAATGCGGAGGGCTGGAGCGAGATGTCACCCGAAAGCCGGGACTGGGAGGACGTCTATCGGCGGCGCTGGCAGCATGACAAAGTTGTGCGTTCGACACATGGCGTGAATTGCACAGGATCCTGCAGCTGGCAGATCTATGTAAAAGACGGAATCGTTACCTGGGAGACGCAAGCTACCGATTATCCTTCCACAGGTCCGGATATGCCGGAATTCGAACCAAGAGGATGTCCGCGCGGAGCCAGTTTTTCCTGGTATCTATACAGTCCGCTGCGCGTCAAATATCCTTACGTCCGGGGAGCATTGCTGGATCTGTGGCGAGATGCGCTTCAATTGCATGGTGATCCGGTCAAAGCCTGGTCCAGTATTGCGGATGATCCGGATAAGGTCAAAAAATATAAATCCGTTCGCGGCAAGGGTGGATTGATCCGTGCGTCATGGAGTGAAGTAACGCAGATCATATCCGCTTCCCTTATTCATACGATCAAGCAGTACGGACCTGATCGAATTATTGGCTTTTCGCCTATTCCGGCCATGTCGATGGTCAGTTATGCTGCAGGTTCTCGCTTCCTGTCCCTGATGGGATCGCCACTGCTCAGTTTCTACGACTGGTACGCCGATCTGCCCCCAGCCTCACCGCAAATTTGGGGCGACCAAACCGATGTGCCCGAGAGCAGCGACTGGTACAATTCCGGGTATATTCTCGTCTGGGGATCCAACCTGCCAATGACCCGTACGCCTGATGCTCACTTTTTGGCTGAAGCACGCTACCGGGGAACGAAGGTTGTATCCATCAGCCCGGATTATGCCGAATATGTCAAATTTGCGGATACATGGATGTCAGTCAAACAGGGGACCGACGGAGCTCTTGCCATGGCTATGGGGCATGTGATTCTCAAAGAATTCTATATCGAACAACCTACGGCCTACTTCATGCAGTATGCCAAACAATATACGGATTTTCCTAATCTCCTGATCGTTGAGGAGAAAAACGGAGTTCACACAGCCGGCAGATTTCTTGTCGGAGAAGACTTGGGCATCACAGGCAACAATATGGCCTGGAAAACACTCGTCTACGACGATAACAGCGGTACATATGCGATGCCGAAAGGCAGCCTCGGATTCCGCTGGGGTGAGGAAGGGACCTGGAATCTGAAAATGGAACAGGTCGAGAATGGCGAACCCATTGATCCGCGGTTATCTCTTCTTGGTGTGCATCATGACTTGGTCACGATTCAACTGCCTTATTTTGATGATGAGGGCAGGCATGTGATGGAACGTCAAATTCCTGTTCGTCAAATCTGGCTTGAGGATCGCTGGATTATGGTTACAGCGGTGTATGATCTGGTCCTTGCTAAGTATGGAGTAGAACGTGAAATGACACGTTCCGCAGATTCTTCTGAAGTCATCACGATCTCTGATATGCCGCGGGCTCGGAGAAGCACAGCGGATGAATCCGTGGACGGTCTGCTGAATGGCGAGCAAGAAAAGCCGTTTACCCCTGCATGGCAGGAACAGATTACAGGTGTACCGCAGGAAACGGTGGTGCAGATTGCGCGTGAATTTGCCCAGAATGCGATCGATACCCAGGGACGTTCTATGATTATTATGGGAGCCGGGATCAACCATTGGTACAACTCGGACGTGATCTACCGTGCGATTATCAACCTGATTCTCATGACCGGTTGTCAGGGCGTGAACGGCGGAGGCTGGGCTCACTATGTCGGACAGGAGAAACTTCGTCCTGCAGAGGGATGGCAGACGATTGCCTTTGCCCGTGACTGGACAGGGCCTGCCCGTCTTCAGAACGGTACATCGTTCTTCTATTTTGCAACAGATCAGTGGAGATACGAGGAAACAAAAGTAGGCGAGCTGACTTCACCGCTGGAGGGTGAACCCCGTTTCCAGCATGTTGCAGATTACAATGTCATGGCTGCTCGCATGGGCTGGCTTCCGTCCTACCCCCAATTTAATCGGAATTCGATTGATCTGCATCAGGATGCCATAGATTCCGGAGCTGTAACGAAAGACGAGATCGGTGCATATGTGGCATCGGAATTGAAAAATAAAAACCTCAAGTTCTCCATTGAGCAGCCGGATGACCCTGCGAACTACCCACGTGTGCTATTCGTATGGAGAGCGAATCTGATCTCCAGCTCAGGGAAAGGCCATGAGTACTTCCTGAAGCATTTGCTTGGTGCAACGAACGGATTGCTGAACGATGACGATCACGGACTCCGGCCAGAACACGTAGAGTGGGTGGATGAAGCACCTGAAGGCAAGCTGGATTTGATGATCAATCTGGATTTTCGCATGGCGGGAACAGCGATGTATTCCGACATTGTGCTGCCTGCGGCGACCTGGTATGAAAAAAGTGACTTGAGCAGCACGGATATGCATCCGTTCGTACATCCGTTTAACCCGGCAGTTGGGAGTCAATGGGAGTCCCGTTCGGACTGGGACACGTTCAAGGAGATTGCGCGTGTCTTCTCGGAAATGGCTGCGCAGCAATTTGACGGACCACAGCATGAGATTGTGGCGACACCGCTGCTGCATGATTCACCCGATGAGCTGGCTCAGCCGTATGGCGAGATCAGAGACTGGAGTGCAGGCGAATGTGAGCCTGTTCCAGGCAAAACGATGCCTCACATTCAGATTGTGGAGCGCGACTATGCCGCGGTATATGACAAGATGATCACTTTGGGTCCAGTGGTCAGGGATAAACCCATTGGAACCAAGGGTATCTCTTGGTCAGCCAGCGAAGAGTATGAGAAGCTCAAAAGCATTTTGGGTACGCGCAGGCAAGCGGGAGTGGGGCAAGGTTGTCCTGATCTGAGTACAGACCGAAATGTGGCTGAAGCCATCCTAACGCTATCCACAACAACAAACGGTAAAATGGCGGTGCGTGCATGGGAGTCGCTTGAGCAAAAAACGGCCTTACATCTGAAGGACTTGGCTGAAGAGCGGTCTGAGGAATGTTTCACTTTTGATGAGATTACTTCCAAACCCAAAACGGTCATTACGTCTCCTGCATTCAGCGGATCGGAAAAAGGCGGCCGGCGCTACTCGCCATTTACAACCAATGTGGAACGGCTTATTCCTTGGCGTACGTTGACAGGCAGACAGCAATTTTACATTGATCATGAGATGCTTCGCGAGTTCGGGGAAACACTGGCAACGTTCAAACCTGTACTGAAACATACGCCTTTCCATCCGAACAGCAAACGTCCGATTGAAGGCGGCAAGGAAATTGTCCTGAACTATCTGACTCCGCACAACAAGTGGTCGATTCACAGCATGTACTACGATGCATTGCCCATGCTGACTCTGTTCCGAGGTGGTCCGACGATCTGGATGAATCATGAGGATGCAGAGGAGGCAGGACTTGTCGATAATGACTGGATCGAATGTTTTAACCGGAACGGTGTAGTCGTTGCCCGTGCAGTTGTCACCCACCGTATCCCTCGCGGAATGGCTTTCATGTATCACGCTCAGGACCGGCACATTAACGTTCCGGGAACCCAAATATCGCAAACACGTGGAGGTACCCACAATAGTCCCACAAGGATTCATGTGAAGCCGACCCACATGATTGGCGGATACGCCCAGTTAAGCTATGGATTCAATTATTACGGCCCAACAGGCAACCAGCGTGACCTGAATGTCATCATTAGAAAATTGCAGGAGGTGGATTGGCTTGAAGATTAA
- the narH gene encoding nitrate reductase subunit beta translates to MKIKAQVSMVMNLDKCIGCHTCSVTCKNTWTNRPGAEYMYWNNVETKPGVGYPKQWEDQERYRGGWEMKNGKLELKSGTRARRLLNIFHNPDQPTIDDYYEPWTYEYEKLTSSPEKKHQPVARPKSQITGEYMNLEWGPNWEDDLAGAHVTGMEDPNMRGVEESIKMDFEQVFMMYLPRICEHCLNPSCVSSCPSGAMYKREEDGIVLVDQNACRAWRFCVSSCPYKKVYFNWQTNKAEKCTLCFPRIEAGLPTICSETCVGRIRYIGLMLYDADRIEAAASAESEQDLYESQMELFLDPHDPEVIREAREAGIPEDWIIAAQQSPIYKMVVDWRIALPLHPEYRTMPMVWYIPPLSPITNRVEGQGSSLDANDIFPAIDNMRIPVEYLANLLTAGDTERIRDVLRKMAVMRIHMRNQQTGKNSDPALLNRVGMDSQEVEDMYRLLAIAKYNDRFVIPPAHREEVADLFNEQGSCGLDFAGGPGSCGVF, encoded by the coding sequence TTGAAGATTAAAGCACAAGTCAGCATGGTCATGAATTTGGATAAATGTATCGGGTGCCATACGTGCAGTGTAACGTGCAAAAACACATGGACGAACCGGCCTGGCGCGGAATACATGTACTGGAATAACGTGGAGACCAAGCCTGGGGTCGGTTATCCCAAACAGTGGGAAGATCAGGAGCGGTATCGCGGCGGATGGGAAATGAAAAATGGAAAACTTGAGCTAAAGTCAGGTACACGTGCCAGACGATTACTTAACATTTTCCACAATCCCGATCAGCCAACCATCGACGATTATTATGAACCCTGGACCTATGAATATGAGAAACTGACGAGCAGTCCGGAGAAAAAGCATCAGCCCGTGGCGAGACCAAAATCCCAAATTACAGGAGAATACATGAACCTGGAATGGGGACCAAACTGGGAGGATGACCTGGCAGGTGCCCATGTAACGGGGATGGAAGATCCCAATATGAGGGGTGTCGAGGAATCGATCAAAATGGATTTTGAACAGGTGTTCATGATGTATCTTCCTCGAATCTGTGAACATTGCCTCAATCCTTCCTGTGTTTCTTCCTGCCCTTCAGGAGCGATGTATAAACGGGAAGAAGACGGCATCGTACTGGTCGACCAAAACGCATGTCGTGCCTGGAGATTCTGTGTGTCCAGCTGTCCTTACAAAAAAGTATATTTCAATTGGCAGACCAACAAAGCCGAGAAATGCACCCTGTGCTTTCCGCGGATTGAGGCGGGTTTACCAACGATTTGTTCGGAGACCTGTGTCGGTCGTATCCGATACATTGGTCTGATGTTATATGATGCAGATCGTATTGAAGCGGCGGCTTCAGCGGAGAGTGAACAGGATTTGTATGAATCACAAATGGAACTCTTTCTGGATCCGCATGACCCTGAAGTAATTCGTGAAGCAAGGGAGGCTGGCATTCCGGAAGATTGGATCATCGCAGCTCAGCAGTCGCCTATCTATAAAATGGTTGTGGACTGGCGCATTGCGCTTCCGCTTCACCCGGAATACCGGACCATGCCGATGGTATGGTATATTCCGCCGCTGAGCCCTATCACGAATCGGGTAGAAGGACAGGGAAGTTCGCTGGATGCAAATGATATCTTCCCTGCCATCGACAATATGCGTATACCTGTGGAATATCTGGCCAATCTGCTCACCGCAGGAGACACGGAACGAATTCGTGATGTACTACGCAAAATGGCGGTAATGCGGATCCACATGCGGAATCAGCAAACCGGAAAAAACAGTGATCCTGCATTACTTAACCGGGTGGGGATGGACTCACAGGAAGTTGAAGACATGTACCGGCTGCTCGCCATTGCCAAATATAATGACCGCTTCGTGATCCCGCCTGCTCATCGGGAGGAAGTGGCGGATCTCTTCAATGAACAAGGAAGCTGCGGGCTTGATTTTGCAGGTGGCCCAGGTTCCTGTGGTGTATTCTGA
- the narJ gene encoding nitrate reductase molybdenum cofactor assembly chaperone — MTTDMNTEWSQAVDERMDGARKACKLTSYLLQYPDPTWREGLQGVRTAVQSLTDETMKKVLLTFVDDAESVDSTYWQDRYVRTFDFDKKSNLYLTYALYGDERDRGPALIELKRRYEAAGFYMEWNELPDYLPMVLEFIAEAPSEDAYGVVSSCYKSLVTITDSVLGQNSPYGPLLEQVLKVIPKPVHVDEEVQDHSAAAQNVPTWMGRGSR; from the coding sequence ATGACAACCGATATGAATACGGAATGGAGTCAGGCTGTGGATGAACGGATGGATGGGGCTAGGAAAGCATGCAAGCTGACCTCCTATCTGCTGCAATATCCAGATCCCACGTGGAGGGAAGGGCTGCAGGGTGTCCGAACTGCTGTGCAGTCCCTCACAGATGAAACAATGAAAAAGGTACTGCTGACATTTGTGGACGACGCAGAATCTGTGGATTCCACGTATTGGCAGGACCGATACGTTCGGACGTTTGATTTTGACAAAAAATCAAATTTGTACTTAACCTATGCTCTGTACGGAGACGAAAGGGACCGGGGGCCGGCTCTTATTGAATTGAAGCGCAGATATGAAGCTGCCGGGTTCTACATGGAATGGAATGAGCTGCCCGATTATTTACCCATGGTGCTTGAATTTATAGCGGAGGCTCCTTCTGAAGATGCATATGGAGTGGTGTCGAGTTGTTATAAGTCTTTGGTAACGATCACAGATAGCGTATTAGGACAGAACAGCCCCTACGGTCCATTGTTAGAGCAAGTGTTGAAGGTTATCCCTAAGCCTGTCCATGTTGACGAAGAAGTTCAGGACCATTCCGCGGCAGCGCAAAACGTGCCAACCTGGATGGGGAGGGGAAGTCGATGA
- the narI gene encoding respiratory nitrate reductase subunit gamma, which produces MSTSELFLWGALPYMVLIFCVTAIIWRYVTNPFSWTSKSSEILEKRMLKWGSLLFHIGIFAVICGHIAGLIVPVEFYRWIGLSDEGYHLIAIAGGLPAGIIAFAGGVILLVRRYAATKVRATSSAGDWVALVMLLVVIITGILATSANAVNHTGFDYRTTINPWLRGLMVFQPDPTLMQTVPLNFKVHILLSFVLYCVFPFTRLVHMLSMPLGYLKRSYVLYRRRDGSVYPDSKPKKERAM; this is translated from the coding sequence ATGAGTACATCGGAGTTGTTTTTGTGGGGGGCGCTCCCTTACATGGTTCTCATCTTTTGTGTTACTGCAATCATATGGAGGTACGTGACGAATCCGTTCAGTTGGACATCCAAGTCCAGTGAAATTCTAGAAAAACGCATGCTGAAATGGGGAAGCTTGCTGTTTCATATTGGCATATTCGCCGTGATCTGTGGCCATATTGCCGGATTAATTGTTCCGGTAGAATTCTATCGCTGGATTGGTCTTAGTGATGAAGGTTATCATCTGATTGCCATTGCGGGCGGATTGCCCGCGGGAATTATCGCGTTTGCTGGTGGAGTCATACTACTGGTGCGCAGATATGCGGCCACCAAAGTGCGAGCAACGAGCAGTGCAGGAGACTGGGTGGCCCTCGTCATGCTTCTTGTCGTCATTATAACTGGTATATTGGCGACATCTGCGAATGCGGTGAATCATACCGGTTTTGATTACCGTACTACGATCAACCCTTGGCTGCGCGGTTTAATGGTATTTCAGCCTGATCCAACGCTAATGCAGACCGTACCTTTGAATTTTAAAGTACACATCCTGCTTTCGTTTGTTCTGTACTGCGTTTTTCCGTTTACTCGTCTTGTGCATATGCTGAGCATGCCGCTCGGCTACCTTAAGCGAAGCTATGTATTGTATCGCAGACGTGACGGGTCTGTTTATCCAGATTCAAAACCGAAAAAAGAAAGGGCGATGTAG
- a CDS encoding nitrate/nitrite transporter, protein MQNKGKVQLPLQTASLVLGFMVWVILSSLMPFIKEDIALTSSQLAWSTAIPVLIGSVARIPIGYWTNRYGARNIFMISFVLLLAPVWWISRSTSFLDLIIGGFFLGIGGAVFSVGVTSLPKYYPKEKHGFVNGIYGIGNLGTALSAFGAPLLADQMGWSKTVLMYSILLLGMAALNFVLGDKQETRVNVPLMQQLKAVSRSPKLWLLCLFYFLTFGSFVAFTVYLPNFLVSHFQMDKVDAGIRTAGFILVATIMRPVGGWLGDRFNSFKILMFVFGGLTVAAIVLSFAPSIYMYTVGCLTVALCAGTGNGTIFKLVPMYFVKQPGVANGIISAMGGLGGFFPPLMLTLLYSMTGHYAIGFMALSMIALVSLVLVFWMFYEEKLQLSASILENTIEAILITDTNSVIRSVNPAFTAVTGYRSDEAVGQKPSLLKSGKQDKSFYEQLWADLKQHGYWQGEIWNRKKNGEIYLEWLSITAIRNEAGEVKFYAGMFSDMGKRDLPSAP, encoded by the coding sequence ATGCAAAACAAAGGCAAAGTCCAACTGCCCTTGCAAACGGCAAGTTTGGTTCTGGGATTCATGGTGTGGGTTATTCTGTCTTCCTTAATGCCATTTATTAAAGAAGATATTGCGTTAACCTCTTCACAGTTAGCCTGGTCTACAGCCATTCCTGTCCTGATTGGTTCCGTTGCCCGTATCCCAATTGGATACTGGACGAACCGATATGGGGCACGCAATATTTTTATGATCAGTTTTGTTCTGCTGCTCGCGCCAGTATGGTGGATCAGCCGATCTACTTCTTTTCTGGATTTAATTATAGGTGGCTTTTTCCTCGGGATAGGCGGAGCGGTATTTTCCGTAGGCGTAACTTCACTGCCCAAATATTATCCCAAAGAGAAACATGGATTTGTTAACGGGATCTATGGTATCGGTAATCTGGGAACCGCATTGTCTGCTTTTGGTGCTCCGCTGCTTGCGGATCAAATGGGATGGTCCAAAACGGTTCTTATGTACAGCATTCTGCTGCTGGGAATGGCTGCCTTGAATTTTGTATTGGGAGACAAACAGGAAACAAGGGTTAACGTACCGCTGATGCAACAGTTAAAAGCAGTCTCGCGAAGTCCTAAATTATGGCTGCTGTGTTTATTTTACTTCCTGACTTTTGGTTCCTTCGTGGCGTTCACCGTGTACCTTCCCAATTTCCTGGTCAGTCACTTTCAGATGGATAAAGTGGATGCAGGGATACGTACAGCGGGATTCATATTGGTGGCTACCATTATGCGTCCGGTCGGGGGCTGGCTTGGCGACCGCTTCAATTCCTTTAAAATACTGATGTTTGTATTCGGCGGATTAACGGTTGCGGCGATCGTATTATCCTTCGCGCCGTCAATCTACATGTATACGGTTGGTTGTCTGACCGTTGCCTTATGCGCCGGTACAGGAAACGGAACCATTTTTAAGCTGGTCCCAATGTATTTCGTTAAACAACCAGGTGTCGCTAATGGCATTATATCTGCAATGGGGGGGCTTGGCGGATTTTTCCCGCCATTGATGTTGACGCTGCTCTACAGCATGACAGGTCACTATGCGATCGGATTCATGGCACTCTCCATGATTGCACTGGTGAGTTTGGTGCTTGTCTTCTGGATGTTCTATGAGGAGAAGCTTCAGCTGTCCGCGAGCATATTAGAAAACACGATCGAGGCCATCCTGATTACGGATACAAACAGCGTTATTCGCTCGGTAAATCCGGCATTTACGGCAGTCACTGGTTATCGATCCGATGAAGCGGTGGGACAGAAGCCAAGCCTGCTGAAATCAGGTAAACAGGATAAATCGTTTTACGAACAGTTATGGGCTGATCTGAAGCAGCACGGATATTGGCAGGGAGAGATATGGAACCGCAAGAAAAACGGAGAGATTTATCTGGAATGGCTGAGCATTACTGCAATCCGCAATGAAGCTGGAGAAGTCAAGTTCTATGCGGGTATGTTCAGTGATATGGGAAAAAGAGATCTTCCTTCAGCACCATAG
- a CDS encoding Crp/Fnr family transcriptional regulator, which translates to MRRENKDTAAEFLQQFPIFQDLSPEELKQVEDIAISRSIHKKTVIFAEGSEKEAVFFIRTGIVKAYKTDENGHEQIVSFLKTGDMFPHTGFFNAHPYPATAEAITPAELIAIPVSLFERLMLNTPSIAIKIMRVLGDKIRELQDKLQVLSGQDVRNRVLSFLLMLAEQHGQPSGHKIIINLPMTHQEFANSIGTTRETANRLLNQLTKENLLEVDRRQIIIHDLQALKQQRDT; encoded by the coding sequence ATGCGCAGGGAAAACAAAGATACGGCAGCGGAGTTTCTCCAACAGTTCCCCATTTTCCAGGACCTGAGTCCAGAAGAATTGAAACAGGTAGAGGATATCGCCATTTCCAGGAGCATTCATAAAAAAACGGTTATTTTTGCCGAAGGCAGCGAAAAGGAAGCTGTGTTTTTTATCCGGACCGGCATCGTAAAAGCATATAAAACGGATGAGAACGGTCATGAGCAGATCGTTTCCTTTCTAAAAACAGGAGATATGTTCCCACATACGGGCTTCTTCAATGCTCATCCCTATCCCGCTACGGCAGAAGCCATCACTCCAGCAGAACTGATCGCCATCCCAGTCAGTCTGTTTGAACGCCTTATGCTTAATACACCATCCATTGCGATCAAAATTATGCGGGTACTTGGGGATAAAATTCGCGAACTGCAGGATAAACTGCAAGTGCTCTCTGGCCAGGACGTGCGCAACCGCGTGCTTTCCTTCCTGTTGATGTTGGCAGAGCAGCACGGTCAGCCTTCCGGTCACAAAATCATTATCAATCTGCCTATGACGCACCAGGAATTCGCCAATTCCATTGGCACGACCAGGGAAACAGCCAATCGTTTGTTGAATCAGCTCACCAAGGAAAATCTGCTCGAAGTAGATCGCAGACAGATCATCATTCATGATCTGCAGGCCTTGAAGCAACAACGCGACACTTGA
- a CDS encoding YwiC-like family protein — translation MTVHKIVIPHEHGGWAMVSVPFAAGVIASGPQWLHLPLFMAWLGLYLAAYPLLQSLKRRADHRRLYTWAVIYGIAAAACLVPPLIGHPSILAFAPVLVILLLVNIWHVRHKAERSLTNDLCAMLMFSLGGAAAYLIGTGVWDYRMAIVLLFSFLHFTGSTFFVKSVFRERNNKRWITITRLLHIILLTIPVIAGYPWMSLAYIYSAVRAFVYAGQTLRPMKVGMIEIAGAVQFLIWFVLF, via the coding sequence GTGACAGTACATAAAATCGTTATCCCTCATGAACATGGCGGGTGGGCCATGGTAAGTGTACCTTTTGCGGCAGGCGTAATAGCCAGCGGACCACAGTGGCTGCATCTGCCACTATTCATGGCATGGCTTGGACTATACCTGGCGGCATACCCCTTGCTGCAATCTCTCAAAAGAAGAGCGGATCATCGCCGCCTGTACACATGGGCTGTTATATATGGGATAGCTGCAGCGGCATGTCTTGTACCCCCGTTGATCGGGCATCCTTCCATACTGGCATTTGCCCCAGTACTGGTCATATTATTGCTCGTTAACATCTGGCACGTCAGACACAAGGCTGAGCGTTCGCTCACGAATGACCTGTGTGCCATGTTGATGTTCTCGCTTGGAGGTGCAGCAGCATATCTCATTGGTACGGGAGTCTGGGATTACCGAATGGCAATTGTGCTGTTGTTTTCCTTTTTACATTTTACAGGAAGCACGTTCTTTGTAAAATCAGTCTTCCGGGAGAGAAACAACAAACGCTGGATAACGATAACCCGTCTGCTGCATATCATCCTGCTCACCATCCCTGTCATAGCCGGATATCCGTGGATGAGCTTAGCATATATCTACTCCGCTGTTCGAGCATTTGTATATGCTGGTCAAACTCTGCGTCCCATGAAAGTGGGCATGATTGAGATTGCTGGGGCGGTGCAATTCCTGATTTGGTTTGTTCTCTTTTAG
- a CDS encoding ZIP family metal transporter, producing MWTAFMWGGISASAVVIGALAALFLKIPKRVIGWIMAFGTGTLIGAASFELIGDALNDGGIIPTAIGFTAGAVVYTLFDLLISSKGGAGRKRSAHSKSGGSSQSGLGIFAGTVMDAIPESIMLGASLLTGKGVSVVLIVSIFVSNIPEGLSSTVGLRGNHYTKSRIIWMWLGVLLISALAALCGYLFLEQLPDEMAAAIGAFAGGGIIAMICSTMMPEAFEEGGPVVGFIASMGLLVSLLLDL from the coding sequence ATGTGGACTGCATTCATGTGGGGAGGCATCTCCGCTTCAGCAGTAGTTATTGGTGCGCTGGCTGCACTGTTTCTCAAGATTCCCAAACGCGTGATTGGCTGGATTATGGCCTTCGGTACGGGAACATTGATTGGGGCAGCTTCATTTGAACTGATTGGAGATGCCCTGAATGATGGCGGGATTATCCCGACAGCCATAGGATTTACGGCAGGTGCTGTGGTGTACACCTTGTTCGACCTGCTTATTTCCAGTAAAGGCGGTGCCGGGCGCAAACGTTCAGCACATTCGAAGTCCGGAGGCAGCAGCCAGAGCGGGCTCGGGATTTTTGCAGGTACGGTGATGGATGCCATTCCGGAATCCATCATGCTTGGAGCAAGCTTGCTGACTGGAAAGGGCGTGAGTGTGGTGCTCATCGTTTCCATATTCGTGAGCAACATCCCTGAGGGTTTGTCAAGCACCGTAGGTTTGCGAGGCAATCATTATACCAAGTCCAGAATCATATGGATGTGGCTTGGTGTACTGTTGATTTCTGCACTTGCAGCCTTGTGCGGATATCTGTTTCTGGAACAGCTTCCGGATGAGATGGCTGCGGCCATTGGGGCATTTGCAGGTGGCGGTATTATCGCCATGATCTGTTCCACCATGATGCCAGAAGCTTTTGAAGAAGGTGGTCCTGTCGTAGGCTTCATTGCTTCCATGGGACTTCTCGTGTCCCTGCTGCTTGATCTGTAA
- a CDS encoding YlbF family regulator: MSTIVKMDKQAIMLKMEELCSVLLQDEGYREMREMIDQFAADEQATAQYEQFMEKHQALEEKERQHIELLTSEMQVYEQEERALYDHPLIRRFMYAQREFSQMHQQISQYFTKSVELNRLPKAGEVYKEACGCGGNCSSSH; the protein is encoded by the coding sequence ATGAGTACAATCGTAAAAATGGACAAACAGGCGATCATGCTTAAAATGGAAGAATTATGCTCTGTGTTACTACAGGATGAAGGTTACCGTGAGATGCGGGAGATGATTGATCAGTTTGCCGCAGATGAGCAAGCTACAGCGCAATATGAGCAGTTTATGGAGAAGCATCAAGCTTTAGAGGAAAAAGAACGTCAACATATTGAATTGCTGACATCCGAAATGCAGGTGTATGAACAAGAAGAACGTGCGCTCTATGATCATCCGCTTATCCGCAGATTCATGTATGCACAGCGTGAGTTTAGCCAGATGCATCAGCAGATCAGCCAGTATTTCACCAAATCCGTTGAATTAAATCGGCTGCCCAAAGCGGGCGAAGTATATAAGGAAGCATGTGGTTGTGGAGGGAACTGTTCAAGCAGTCACTGA